One genomic window of Paraburkholderia acidiphila includes the following:
- a CDS encoding c-type cytochrome gives MNKPYTAMPSFAGATIKLAGGAFALAAALALSPAHAADVSNGKALADSHNCAACHGPGLNKPVSPEYPKLAGQHADYIYWALRQYQMGTGNPHLGRNNPIMQAQVQSLSQSDMKDIAAYIESLGGDLVNKK, from the coding sequence ATGAACAAGCCCTACACGGCTATGCCTTCGTTTGCCGGTGCAACCATCAAGCTTGCGGGCGGCGCTTTTGCACTGGCCGCCGCGCTCGCGCTCAGTCCCGCGCACGCGGCCGACGTCTCCAACGGCAAGGCCCTCGCCGACAGCCACAATTGCGCGGCCTGTCACGGCCCGGGCCTGAACAAACCCGTGAGCCCCGAATATCCGAAGCTCGCCGGCCAGCATGCCGACTACATCTACTGGGCGCTGCGCCAGTACCAGATGGGCACGGGCAATCCGCACCTCGGCCGCAACAACCCGATCATGCAGGCGCAGGTGCAGAGCCTTTCGCAGAGCGACATGAAGGATATCGCCGCGTATATCGAATCGCTCGGCGGCGATCTGGTCAACAAGAAGTAA
- a CDS encoding DUF1841 family protein, with protein sequence MFNPSRDEVRRFFTETWRKQRAGEILTPLEAIAADWIVEHPEYHAELADADAAAAQDYSPERGQSNPFLHLSMHLAISEQLSIDQPPGIRAAHDRLAARMGSTHDAQHAIMECLGETIWEAQRTNTPPDTDAYLMRIERRASRD encoded by the coding sequence ATGTTCAATCCCAGCCGCGACGAAGTCCGCCGCTTCTTCACCGAGACCTGGCGCAAGCAGCGCGCAGGCGAAATCCTCACGCCGCTGGAGGCGATCGCCGCCGACTGGATCGTCGAGCACCCCGAGTATCACGCCGAACTCGCCGACGCCGATGCGGCCGCCGCGCAGGACTACTCGCCCGAGCGCGGCCAGAGCAATCCGTTCCTGCATCTGTCGATGCACCTCGCGATCAGCGAGCAGCTGTCGATCGATCAGCCGCCCGGCATCCGCGCGGCGCACGACCGGCTCGCCGCACGCATGGGCTCCACGCACGACGCGCAGCACGCGATCATGGAATGCCTCGGCGAAACGATCTGGGAAGCGCAGCGCACGAACACGCCGCCCGATACGGACGCCTATCTCATGCGCATCGAGCGCCGCGCTTCACGCGATTGA
- the nth gene encoding endonuclease III gives MNATKRRAIYETLQSLNPHPTTELEFSTPFELLIAVMLSAQATDVSVNKAMRRMFPVANTPETVLALGEEGVADYIKTIGLYRTKAKNVIATCRILIEQYGSEVPPTREALEALPGVGRKTANVVLNTAFGHPTIAVDTHIFRVANRTGLAPGKDVRAVETALEKFTPPEFLQDAHHWLILHGRYVCKARRPECWHCVIEPLCEFKPKTPPPEL, from the coding sequence ATGAACGCCACCAAGCGCCGCGCCATCTACGAAACGCTGCAAAGCCTCAATCCGCATCCGACTACCGAGCTGGAGTTCAGCACGCCGTTCGAACTCCTGATCGCCGTGATGCTCTCCGCGCAGGCCACCGACGTTTCGGTGAACAAAGCCATGCGCCGGATGTTTCCGGTCGCCAACACGCCGGAAACGGTGCTTGCGCTCGGCGAAGAAGGCGTCGCCGACTACATCAAGACGATCGGCCTGTATCGCACCAAGGCCAAAAACGTCATTGCGACCTGCCGCATTCTCATCGAGCAATACGGCAGCGAGGTGCCGCCAACGCGCGAGGCGCTCGAAGCCCTGCCCGGCGTGGGACGCAAAACCGCGAACGTCGTGCTCAACACGGCGTTCGGCCACCCGACCATTGCCGTCGACACGCATATCTTTCGGGTTGCGAACCGAACGGGGCTCGCGCCCGGCAAGGACGTGCGCGCCGTCGAAACCGCACTCGAAAAATTCACGCCGCCCGAGTTCCTCCAGGACGCGCATCACTGGCTCATCCTGCACGGGCGCTATGTGTGCAAGGCGCGCCGCCCCGAATGCTGGCATTGCGTGATCGAGCCGCTGTGCGAGTTCAAGCCGAAAACGCCGCCGCCGGAGCTCTGA
- the rsxB gene encoding electron transport complex subunit RsxB, with protein MNDPKTLADRIEDLLPQTQCTKCGYDGCRPYAEAVAAGIANYNQCPPGGLEGVERLAKLLGKPVIPINPDNGVERPRPVAFIDEQLCIGCTLCMQACPVDAIVGAPKQMHTIVKDQCTGCDLCVAPCPVDCIAMIPVTGAATGWDAWTQQQADEARVRHDRRAARQAAERNAAEARAAARRAATSAPQPQAQQDAATQAASPTADDAEAKKKAIIQAALERARRKKAELAEQGVGPRNVEHVSADVQAQIDAAEARRKRIGIESNASDASDSAPDDDKPAR; from the coding sequence GTGAACGATCCCAAAACACTCGCAGATCGCATCGAAGATCTGCTGCCCCAGACCCAATGCACGAAGTGCGGCTATGACGGCTGCCGGCCCTATGCCGAAGCCGTCGCCGCCGGCATCGCCAACTACAACCAGTGTCCGCCCGGCGGCCTGGAAGGCGTTGAGCGCCTCGCGAAACTGCTCGGCAAACCCGTCATCCCGATCAATCCGGACAACGGTGTGGAACGTCCACGTCCCGTGGCGTTCATCGACGAACAACTGTGCATCGGCTGCACGCTGTGCATGCAGGCCTGCCCCGTCGACGCGATCGTGGGCGCGCCCAAGCAGATGCACACCATCGTCAAGGATCAGTGCACGGGCTGCGACCTGTGCGTCGCGCCCTGCCCGGTCGACTGCATCGCAATGATTCCCGTTACGGGTGCAGCGACCGGTTGGGACGCATGGACGCAACAGCAGGCCGACGAAGCCCGCGTGCGGCATGACCGGCGCGCAGCACGCCAGGCCGCCGAACGCAATGCGGCCGAAGCGCGCGCCGCAGCACGCCGCGCGGCCACGAGCGCGCCTCAACCCCAGGCGCAGCAAGACGCCGCTACGCAAGCCGCAAGCCCCACCGCCGACGACGCCGAAGCGAAGAAGAAAGCGATCATTCAGGCGGCGCTCGAACGCGCGCGCCGCAAGAAGGCGGAACTGGCCGAACAGGGTGTGGGACCGCGCAACGTCGAGCACGTGAGCGCCGACGTGCAGGCGCAGATCGACGCTGCCGAGGCGCGCCGCAAGCGTATCGGTATCGAGTCGAATGCATCGGATGCATCCGATTCGGCACCCGACGACGACAAGCCCGCGCGCTAA